The genome window TATTCGGTTCCTTGGAAGCGATAAGCCGCAGTACATATTTCTTGATCCATCTGCAGCTGCGCTTATCATTGAATTGAAAAAACGTGGGCTCACGAATATCAAAGGGGCAAGCAACGACCGGATTGACGGCATTCAATTAGTCCAGCAACTACTTGGCGGGCATGAAGGCCGTCTTTTTGTGCATCGGTCCTGTGTCAATCTGATTCGTGAGTTCTTCTCCTATCTCTGGGATCCAAAAGCACAGGCAAGGGGAGAGGATGACGTGATCAAAGAAAACGACCACGCACTGGATGCACTGCGATATGCCTTGTTTACAATCTGGCACCTGATACGCAAAGCAGCTGCACGCGAAGAAAGACGACGTGATGGGAGAGGCGGATGGATCTGATGTCGAACGCAACAGGTTGGTATCCCATTGGAAAGTCACAAGGGACAGGTGGGAGCAAACAGCTAGTTACTGATCAATTCGAGCAAGACTATGACGAACACAAGCTGATACGACCAACGTTAGACCCTTTGGCTTGTGTTCAGGTGGTTAAACAAAGCAATATTATCCCTCAGTGTGTGGAGGCATATAAAACAAACGTAACTGGCTTTGGTTATACGTTGGAATACATGCCGGGCGAGAGCGATAAAACTGCAAAGGTAGAGTGGGACATTGCGGATCGTTTTATGCAGACGGCCAATCTGGAGGAGTCTATCGAGCAATTGCTGGGGCAACTGATTGAAGACCTTGAACACTGCGGAAACGCCTATGTTGAAGTGGCTTGGGGCGGTGGTCTGCCAGCTGTTTATCGAATTCCCCCTGAATACATGCGTTGTACAGCGCCACTCGAACTAGTCGATATGAAGTATAAGAGACTGGTACAGGGCAGGATAGAAGAGTTTACACAGAGCAAGTGGGTCAGAAGGTACGCCCAAAAGCGAGGAACGAATATTACGTGGTTCCGTGAATTCGGGGCGCCTGGCGAAGGGAATGAAGTCATACACCTACAGCTTGGAAATGGGACATACGGAGAGCCTCGATGGTCCGGTAACTCGCCTGGGATTGTGGGATCAAGGAAGGCCGAGGAGCTCAACTTCGATTACTTTGACAACGGTCGAATGCTGGCAATGATTTTGACAGTGATGAATGGTGAATTAGCGCCACAGTCGATCGAAGCTCTAAAGGGAGCGAAGGGAAAGAAGTCACAGGGAGGCATCCTCTATCTCGAAGTGCAGGGATACGACAAAGGGATGCTTGGTGATGAAAAGGAAAAGACGAGCATCAAGTTGGACAAGCTGAATGACTTGCTCCAGCAGGATGCTCTTTTTATTGAGTACAACCGGGAAAAACGAAAAGAAACCCGTTCAGCATTCCGGGTCCCGCCAATCCTCACTGGCGAGTCAGACGACTACAATCGAGCTACCAGTGATAATGCCCGCAGGATTGTAGAGGAACAGGTATTCCAGCCGTATCGAAAGTGGATCATGGATGAGATCTTCAACAAACGACTGCTGCCTGCTATCTCTGTGTACCGAGTAAAGGCAATCCTCCGTAGTCCCAAAATCAGTGACCCAGACGAGCGGAAGGCCATGCTTGATTATCTGGCTGACCGAGGCATTCTAATTGTCCGCGACTTGATTCCGATTGCCGAGGAAGTGCTTGGGACAGTCATTGACGAGAGCCGTTATCCTGATGGCTATCTGGATACACCAATTATACAGCTGATGCCATCCCAGGCTTCACTCGGTCAGTCGACGGATACGGAGCCGGAAGAGAAACTCGCAGCCATCGCCAAGCGGCTACTTCGTGAAACGAGGGAACGCCAGCATGTGTGATCGATGCCTGCATCTGATTGCCAAAGCGGACGACGATGACTTTCTCGATAGCTTGGATTTGACGCATGCGGAGCGTCAGCTGCTAGAGAAGCTGTATAAGGAAGGCGAGGAGTCGATTGCAGACCTTCTGGAACTACAGGGCAAGGCGCTTGATGAAGCCATTCAGGAAATGAGCGATGAGTTGGCCGCTGATCCTGATGAGCTCTGGAAAGTCATCGTCCAGATTCAAGGTGGCGATTATTTTCAAGAGAAGTTCGAGCAGGCTGTCTACGACGCGTTCATGCCCTTGTTCCATGTCGCAGGAGAGTCCGAAGCCATCGGAATTAATGCAGACGTAACGTGGGAGCAGGAAAACAAAGCAGCGGCCGATTTTGCTAAGAGGCTAAAGCAGCTGGTGCCTGCTATGAATGAAACGTCTGCTGACCACATGCTTCGATCTTTCCACCGTGCCATTGAAGTAGGGAAGACACCTGCCGAACGAGCAACACTTGTGAAAGAAGTAAGCAAGCAGGCAGCGTCTGGGGAAGAGGGGCCATTCACTATGACCAGAGCCGTTACCATCTCCCGGACCTTATCCACGGCGGCTGCCAATGGCGGGAAGCTGGAGGGTTGGAAGCAGTCTGGCCTCGTGAAGAAGAAACGCTGGCGAGCAGCCAACAACAAGCGCACGAGGAAGGACCACAAAGATGCAAACGGCCAAGAAGTTGACATTGATAAGCCGTTTAAGGTAGGAGGTGAAAAGTTGATGCATCCAGGCGATCCCGCAGGAAGCGCAAAACAAATCGTGCAATGTCGTTGTTCTATGCAGGCTGTTTTCTAAAGCGAAAGGAGGTGAAGAAATTGGGTAAGAAGTACGCACTGAAAGACGCAAGGATCACACATATTTCCCTCGTCGATAAGGGCGCCAACGGAAAACCATTTGCCATCATCAAAGAAGAAGGCAAGGAGGCACTGCAAAAGGATATCCGAATTGCTAAAGCAGACAAAGCCAAGCAAATCGTTTACGGCCTTGTGTACGAGCCAGATGAAACGGACGCCCACGGCGATACCATGACTGCAGACGAAATCGAGAAGGCTGCCCACGGTTTCATGGAGCGCCAAAACACATACAACATCGATAAGCAGCATGATCTGGATGCCGACAAGGGGTATGTGGTGGAATCGTACATCGCTCCAGTCGACATGGATCTGGGCGATCAGGAGATTAAAAAGGGCTCCTGGGTAGCTGGCGTTAAGGTCACCGATGACGATACTTGGGAACAAATAGAAAAAGGCGAGATTACCGGCTTCTCCATGTGGGGAGTGGGGAAACGCGAGAAGATTGAGGAAGCCTCTTCAGAAGCCGACGATGAAACGGTGGAGAAGGGGCTTTTGCATACGATCGCCAAGGCACTGACTCGTATCGTCAAAGGTGACGTAAAAGACAAGTACGAGCGCAACAAGAAGAACAGCGACTTCTGGAACGCTTGGAGTGCCTTTGAATCCACGATCAAACGATATAACTGGCAAACGGATCGTTACGAATTCGAAAGCGATCCCGAAAAAGCGAAAGAAGCTATTCAGGAGTTTGCAGACATCTTGCAGGACGTTCTTGGTGCCAAGGACATCGCTAAGGCGCTCGGAAAACCCCCTGAGCAGATAGCCAAGGCAGGCAAAAAGATTTCAGCTGCTCGCCTCGACAAATTGAAACAAGCCCATACCACCATTGCAGACCTTCTGGCTGAGGTGGAAGACAAGGAGGAAGATGACGTGAAAGCAGAGGACATCCAAAAAGCAGTAGAAGCGGCCATGTCGCCTATTACTAAACAATTGACCACCCTTCAATCTGAAGTAGCAGACCTGAAAAAGGCAGACGGAGGAGAGGCTCACGATGACCAACAAACGGATCCAGCAAGCGCCACGTTGACAGACGCTCTTGCAAAAGCACTAGAACCCATTACCAAGCAGATGGAGACGCTGGGACAAGAAGTGCAGCTGATCAAAAATGCGCGTGGCTCTAGCCAGCAGCCGCCAGCTGGTGACCCGATTCAAAAAAATGAGGACGACAGTTCTTTTGATGGACTGTTGTAAGGAGGAATAAGGACATGAGAACAAACGGACAAATCATTAGCAAAGCAGCGACGACAACTGCGAGCGACTCTTCGGCTCTTAACTTCAAACAAGTCGAAAAGTTCATGGACATGGCGTATGATTCTACAGGTTTCCTTAAAGGAATCCGTCACGAAACCCGTACGTCCGCGCAAGGCACAATCGATAAGATAGGTGTAACGGGACGAAACTTGCGTTCGAAAATGGAGGATACAGAAGCAACCAACACAAAGAAACCAACATTTCCACAAGTTCCTTACTCGGTTACTCCTGTTGTGCTGCCATTTGAAATTACAGAGGAATTCATTCGCCAAACCCAGCGTGTTCGCGGGCAAAATGCTGAGGAGGTTATCCTTCGCCATATGACATTGAACTATGGCGATAACATGCAGGATCTGGGCTTTAACGGTGACATTGCTACGTTGAATACTGATCCGGATTATGACTTCTTGAAGATCAATGACGGATGGTTGAAGCTGGCTCAGACAACAGGCAACTACATCGATTGGGCAACCATTACTGCTGCTGAGAAAACAGGTATCCTTTTTGAGCTGGAACGTGCTATCCCGACTCGTCAACGCACAGGTGGAACGTTCAAATACTTCATGCATCCGAACACGTATTCCAAACGACTCCAGAAGCTGGCCGAAATGGATAACTCGGCTTCTGTACAGCTGCAGATTACTGGCGGAGTGAAGAAGATTAACTCCTATGATGTGGAAGAGGTCGCACACATGCCTGAAGGAGCAATCTTGTTCACGTACCAGCCGAACTTTGTCATGGTACACACTTATGCCATGCAGATCCGGAAGACTACGGAAGGTAAAGAAGCGATTTACGCTGACAAACGCTTCTACGCAATCCACTCCGACTTTGACCCGATCTTCGAGGAACCGGCAGCGGTAGCCTACGTTGAAGGGGTTGAGTTTTAATGATCGTTAGATTCACGGGGGAAAATGCTTCTCTGCAAGCCTTTGGGTATCGTTTTGAGAAGGAGAAACCTGTTGAAGTGAAAGACGACAAAGTGCTGAAGAAGCTGAAAGAGCGCGGCGACTTCGAGGTAGTCGAGGAGAAAGCCGCCTCCCGTAAAAAAGGCGAGGGCACGATCACCACTAAACCAGAAGAGGGTGCAACCGATGCTGACGCCGGAGAAAGTAAAGCAGCAGAGTAGTACGCGGGCCGTTCAGGATATGACTCCTGAGCGGCTTTCCTATCTCATAAGCGAGGCCAAGATTCGGATTGAACTATTCACTTCTCGCCAGTTTGTGGAGGACGATAGTCGTCTTGAAGTGGCACACTTCCGTCTGGTTGAGGCAATGGCTTTGACAGACAATGACGAGACGCTCGGAGCGGAGGCGCGCGGCATAACTACCGAATCCGATCAGGGATACTCATGGTCCGTTGAAAGGGCGAGCGTCACCACAGGCAGTGCACTGGTGGATTCCCTGCTGCGGCAGTGGATGGCTTTCACAGCAGAGGCGAGTGACGGCGGTAACGTCAAGGCGATACTCCTATGAACCACCGCATGAATGATCTGATCGTTCTGAAACGGACGGAAACGGGGCAAGATGGGCGAAATAGAATCAACCCTGTGGAATTACCCCCCCGAACCGTAAGGGGCTGTATACGCGGCGTGGAATCGGCGTGGCAACGCCCGGCGAATGCTGACCCGGTGACGTGGGAGTACAAAGCCACACTCGGTTTTCTACTAAGGGAGGATGTCCGAAAGGATGACGTTTTGGAA of Brevibacillus choshinensis contains these proteins:
- a CDS encoding XkdF-like putative serine protease domain-containing protein, with product MGKKYALKDARITHISLVDKGANGKPFAIIKEEGKEALQKDIRIAKADKAKQIVYGLVYEPDETDAHGDTMTADEIEKAAHGFMERQNTYNIDKQHDLDADKGYVVESYIAPVDMDLGDQEIKKGSWVAGVKVTDDDTWEQIEKGEITGFSMWGVGKREKIEEASSEADDETVEKGLLHTIAKALTRIVKGDVKDKYERNKKNSDFWNAWSAFESTIKRYNWQTDRYEFESDPEKAKEAIQEFADILQDVLGAKDIAKALGKPPEQIAKAGKKISAARLDKLKQAHTTIADLLAEVEDKEEDDVKAEDIQKAVEAAMSPITKQLTTLQSEVADLKKADGGEAHDDQQTDPASATLTDALAKALEPITKQMETLGQEVQLIKNARGSSQQPPAGDPIQKNEDDSSFDGLL
- a CDS encoding phage minor head protein, translated to MCDRCLHLIAKADDDDFLDSLDLTHAERQLLEKLYKEGEESIADLLELQGKALDEAIQEMSDELAADPDELWKVIVQIQGGDYFQEKFEQAVYDAFMPLFHVAGESEAIGINADVTWEQENKAAADFAKRLKQLVPAMNETSADHMLRSFHRAIEVGKTPAERATLVKEVSKQAASGEEGPFTMTRAVTISRTLSTAAANGGKLEGWKQSGLVKKKRWRAANNKRTRKDHKDANGQEVDIDKPFKVGGEKLMHPGDPAGSAKQIVQCRCSMQAVF
- a CDS encoding phage portal protein; amino-acid sequence: MDLMSNATGWYPIGKSQGTGGSKQLVTDQFEQDYDEHKLIRPTLDPLACVQVVKQSNIIPQCVEAYKTNVTGFGYTLEYMPGESDKTAKVEWDIADRFMQTANLEESIEQLLGQLIEDLEHCGNAYVEVAWGGGLPAVYRIPPEYMRCTAPLELVDMKYKRLVQGRIEEFTQSKWVRRYAQKRGTNITWFREFGAPGEGNEVIHLQLGNGTYGEPRWSGNSPGIVGSRKAEELNFDYFDNGRMLAMILTVMNGELAPQSIEALKGAKGKKSQGGILYLEVQGYDKGMLGDEKEKTSIKLDKLNDLLQQDALFIEYNREKRKETRSAFRVPPILTGESDDYNRATSDNARRIVEEQVFQPYRKWIMDEIFNKRLLPAISVYRVKAILRSPKISDPDERKAMLDYLADRGILIVRDLIPIAEEVLGTVIDESRYPDGYLDTPIIQLMPSQASLGQSTDTEPEEKLAAIAKRLLRETRERQHV
- a CDS encoding DUF3199 family protein, with product MLTPEKVKQQSSTRAVQDMTPERLSYLISEAKIRIELFTSRQFVEDDSRLEVAHFRLVEAMALTDNDETLGAEARGITTESDQGYSWSVERASVTTGSALVDSLLRQWMAFTAEASDGGNVKAILL
- a CDS encoding phage major capsid protein encodes the protein MRTNGQIISKAATTTASDSSALNFKQVEKFMDMAYDSTGFLKGIRHETRTSAQGTIDKIGVTGRNLRSKMEDTEATNTKKPTFPQVPYSVTPVVLPFEITEEFIRQTQRVRGQNAEEVILRHMTLNYGDNMQDLGFNGDIATLNTDPDYDFLKINDGWLKLAQTTGNYIDWATITAAEKTGILFELERAIPTRQRTGGTFKYFMHPNTYSKRLQKLAEMDNSASVQLQITGGVKKINSYDVEEVAHMPEGAILFTYQPNFVMVHTYAMQIRKTTEGKEAIYADKRFYAIHSDFDPIFEEPAAVAYVEGVEF